In the Pedobacter cryoconitis genome, TTTCCCAGAGAATCAAAAATAGCTGCATCTGAGAAATCCTTTACAATCAGGTAAAGATTCAGCAGGATATTATTTATGTTTTTAAAAGCCGGACCACTTACAGAGATCAAATCTATCTCTACAGAACCTACAGTCAGGTTATCTGCGAGTGATTCAACCATTCTTTTAGGATCAGTATGATAGTAAAAGGCTGCGTAAACCAGGTTAACCCCGATTATACCTAATACATTCTGTTGTAATGCAGCATCAGTATCCAGTAAACGTACATGAAAAAAGATTTCATTTGGTTCTCCTCCTGGTTCAGTCTGAAACTTGATTCCGATCCATCCATGCGGATCATTGGATTTATTATAGTTCAGGGTAGTTACTGTATCTGCAAAAGCGAAGAAACTCCTGGTTTCATATTTTTCACCGTACAATCTTTCTGTCAATAAACCAAATTCATGGTTCAGCATTTTAGTCAGCCTGGATTGACTTACGTATCTTCCGGTTTCTTCGACCCCGTAGATCGCATCACTAAAAGTCATATCATAGGCAGACATAGTTTTGGCCACTGTTCCCGAAGCCGCACCTGCAGTAAAAAAATTGCGTGCTACTTCCTGTCCCGCCCCGATCTCAGCAAAAGTCCCGTAAATATCAGAGTTTAGATTAATATTCAGGGCTTTACGCTTGGTATCAAGAATTTCTCTTTCCATTCTGCAAAAATAGCAGAAAATGCGAAGAAGGAGATTAAATTTAGATGATAAAATTGTTTAAAGCTTATTTAGATGAATTTTAAACCGCTTCTTAATTTGAGGGATAATTTTCTATCTTGTCCCGCTGATGTTAAACGTAATTGATCTGAATATCCAGTTTTTTAATCAGGAAGACCGCTCCTGGCAAACCGCAGTTAACCAGATCAGTTTCAAAGCTGAAAGAGGACGGGTTTTAGGGATAGTCGGCGAGTCCGGCTCTGGAAAGTCTGTGACCTCTTTCGCGATTATGCGTTTACATGATCCGTTGTACACTAAAATTAGTGGAGACATTCTTTTTAATGAAATCAGCCTGCTTTCCTTATCCGATAAGGAAATGAATACTTATAGGGGCAATAAAATTGCCATGATTTTTCAGGAACCCATGACCTCTCTGAATCCTGTTTTCACTTGTGGCAACCAGGTTCAGGAAGCAATTATGCTCCACCAAAGTCTGAGTAAACAAGCTGCAAAAGAAAAAACAATTGAACTTTTCAAGGAAGTACAACTGCCCCGTCCGGAGACAGTTTTCGATACCTATCCGCACCAGCTTTCAGGCGGACAAAAACAAAGGGTAATGATTGCAATGGCTTTAAGTTGCAACCCTGAATTTCTGATTGCCGATGAGCCTACCACTGCATTGGATGTAACGGTACAGCAAACGATTCTGCAGTTATTGCTTAAAATAAAAGAAGAAAGGAATATGGGAATGATTTTCATCTCTCATGATCTGGCAGTGATCAGTGAAATTGCTGATGATGTAGCTGTCATGTACAAAGGGACAATTGTAGAACAAGGATCGCTGGAACAGCTCTTTAAAAATCCAAAACATCCCTATACAAAGGGTTTGCTGGCTTGCAGGCCCTCTCCTTTATACCGTTTAAAAAAATTGCCGGTCGTAGCCGATTTCCTCAAACAGGGCACGGATCAGCCGATTGCTCATTTGCTGGCCATAAATAGTTATACGCAACAGGAAATTGACAGCAGAAGAGCAGTTTTGTATGCCACACCTCCCCTGCTCAAAGTGCATCATCTTTGTACGTGGTTCCCGGTCAGAAATGGTTTGTTCGGTTCTGCTAAAGAGGTGGTTAAAGCGGTAGATGATGTTAGTTTCAAACTTTATCCAGGAGAAACACTGGGTTTGGTTGGTGAATCAGGTTGTGGTAAAACTACGCTCGGCAGAACTATTTTACGTCTGATTGAGCCTTCTTCCGGCTCAATTATTTTTGACGGACAAGATATTACACATTTAAAAAAGGAAAAGCTCCGTGCACTGAGAAGAGATATACAACTCATTTTTCAAGATCCCTACTCTTCTTTAAATTCGCAGCTTACAGTAGGAAATGCATTAATGGAACCTTTGCAGGTACATGGTGTGTTTAACAGTAATGCGGAACGTAAAGCACATGTACAGCATTTACTGGAATTAGTGGATCTGAAACCTGAACATTTTAACCGTTATCCTCATGAATTTTCAGGAGGCCAGCGGCAGCGTATCGTGATTGCCCGTGCGCTTGCACTTCAGCCTAAACTGATTATCTGTGACGAATCTGTCTCTGCACTGGATGTTTCTGTACAGGCCCAGGTGTTAAATTTACTGAGAAGGTTACAGCAGGAAATGGGTTTGACTTATATTTTTATTTCTCATGACCTTGCAGTTGTTAAACACCTTTCGGACAGAATGATTGTGATGAATAAAGGAAAAATAGAGGAAGAAGATTTTCCGGAAATCATCTATGAACATCCTCAGACCGCTTACACGCAAAAGTTGATTGCTGCGATTCCGGGGAAATTAAGCCTTGCCAGGTAGTTGCTGTTCTGGTACAGTGAGCTTTATAATTGCAGTATTCAATACTCTCCTGATTTCTCTTTCTTTCAGCTTATCATAGTTATTCAATAATACCTGTGCTTTAAATTTAGCAATATCTTTATTGATAGCCAGTGTTTTGATAGTCAGCCCACTGGATACAATATTGTCTTTAAAATTATCCACAGCCTGATACAAGTGCTCTTCTAAAAAATCAGGTGTATAGCCGAACTGAAGTGCCATTTCAAATTCTACACTTAATTTCTTAATATTCTGTTTGGACTGGTTAATAATGACGGAACTGAATACCACAGAGTTAGGGATAATAACCATATCATTATCTTCATTCTGAAGAATCATGTTAATCAGGGTAATGTCCAGTATTTTTCCTTCATTATCATTTACACGGATATGATCACCTAATGATAAACGGTCTGAGAACATAATGATCAACCCATTAATCATATTGGTAATATAATCTTTAAAAGTAACTGCAATAGCTGCCGCTACAATCGTAATACTGGTTAAGAATTCCAGCGGTTTGATCCCCATCCAGATCATGATTGCAATTACTCCAAATACGGTATTCAGAATTGAAACTATCCTGTTAATGCCCAGAATGAAGTTATCCTTGATCGTGGACTTAAAGCGATGTTTCTTAATATACCAGTAAATGACAACCAGGCGCAGAAATGAGACTGCAACGCTGGGTCCGAGAAACACCATAAATGCGTGAGCAGTCAGCGCTATAAAAGGAAAATCGGTAAATATTACCGGCTGATAAGTTTCAAAATACGCCAGCACAAAGAGAATGATAGTTTTGATGATAATCATCAGAAATTCCCTTCTTGTACTCCGTTGTTTTTCTTCTATCATTTTAAATTTTCTCCTGTTCTTACTGCTCTTTTAATATCCATGACCAGAATTTGGATCACCGCTAAAGCTCCGGTAAAAATTGCAATTATACAAATCCCTGATACGCTTTATGGCCTTTAATATTGGATTTATAGCCCTTAAGGCTTCATAAATCATTTCAAAGTGTTACCTTCGGAATATTGACAAATATACTATGGCAAAAAAGAAATCTTCTCAAATAAAACTCGTCTTAACTCAGTTAATCAGTGATGTTTTAGAGAATAGCAATAATGAAGCCTTGAATTATAAACAGGTTTCAGCCAAACTCAACATAAAAGACGAAGAAGCTAGGGAAACCATTTTAGAGATCCTGAAAGAAGAGGCACAAAAAGGTGTTTTTTCGGAACCTGAAAAAGGAAAATTCAAGCTTAAAGATTTAAAGACCTTTATCACCGGAAAAGTAGATATGACTGCCGATGGCGCAGCTTTTATCGTTCCTGATGATGAGTTTGAAAAAGACGTATTCGTATCGGCCCGTAAACTGCACAATGCACTGAACGGCGATAAAGTAAAAGTTTATATCTATGCTAAAAAAAGAGGCAGAAAAAATGAAGGCGAAGTCGTCGAAATTATACAACGCTTAAAAACTGATTTTATAGGCGTAATCAAAATATCTGATCGTTTTGCATTCGTCACTATAGATGATAAGAAAATGCTGCATGATATTTTTGTACCACTTAGTGACCTTGATGGTGCTAAAAATGGACAAAAAGTACAGGTAGCGATTACGGACTGGCCGGAGGGTGCAAAAAATCCTATCGGAAAAATTATCAATATCCTGGGTACTCAAGGGGAGAATAACACAGAAATGAATGCGATCCTTGCGCAATATGGTTTTCCCTTGTCTTTCCCTCCTGAAGTAGAGAAAGAAGCCAATGAAATTCCAGAAGCGATTACGGAAGAGGAATTGAAGAACCGCCGCGACTTCCGCGATACGGTAACTTTTACCATTGACCCCGCAGATGCAAAAGATTTTGATGATGCGATCTCCTTCAAAAAATTACCAAACGGCAATTATGAAGTTGGGGTACACATTGCGGATGTTTCGCATTATGTGCAACCTAAAACCTATTTAGATAAAGAGGCTTATTCCAGAGCTACTTCTGTTTACCTGGTAGACCGGGTAATCCCTATGCTTCCTGAAAGATTAAGTAATGGTGTTTGTTCGCTTCGCCCTAATGAAGATAAACTTTGCTTTGCAGCTGTTTTTGAATTAGATGAGGCAGCCAACGTAGTAGAGGAATGGTTCGGAAGAACTGTGATTCACTCCGACAGACGTTTCAGTTATGAAGAAGCTCAGGAAGTAATAGAAAATAAAGAAGGCGACTATGCCCAGGAAATCCTGAAGCTGAATGAGCTTGCTTATATTTTAAGAGACAGGAAGTTTAAAAATGGTGCGATAAGTTTTGAAAGTACTGAAGTAAAATTCAGACTGGATGAAAAAGGAAAACCAGTTGGTGTTTACGTCAAAGAACGTAAAGATGCCCATAAACTGATTGAAGACTTTATGTTACTGGCCAACAAAAAAGTAGCTGAATTTATTGCTAAAAAAGGTAAAGGAAAGGCTAAATATACTTTTGTATACCGTTCTCATGATTCTCCAAACCTGGAAAACCTGGGTAACTTTGCTTTATTCGCTGCCCGTTTTGGTTATAAAATCAACATGAAATCGGATAAGGATATTGCAAAATCACTGAATTTCCTGATGGAAGATGTGGAAGGCAAAAAAGAACAGAATGTATTAACACAACTGGCTATCCGTTCGATGGCCAAAGCGGTATATACGACTAAAAAAACAAGCCATTACGGCTTGGCTTTTGATCATTATACCCACTTCACCTCTCCTATCCGCCGTTACCCTGATGTGATGGTTCATCGCCTGCTGGCTGCTTATCTTAACGGAGAGCGCTCCGCAAATGAGGATGAATATGAAACGGCAGCTTCTCACTCTTCTGCCATGGAAAAACGTGCTGCTGATGCGGAACGTGCTTCTATTAAATACAAACAAGTAGAATACCTGGAAGAGAATGTAGGTAAGCTCTTTATGGGAATTATCTCTGGCGTGACCGAGTGGGGAATGTATGTAGAGCTGATCGAAAACAAGTGTGAGGGAATGATCAGACTGAAAGATATAGCTGATGATTTTTATGTACTGGACGAGAAAAACTACTGTATAGTAGGCCAGCGCAAGAAAAAGAAATATCAATTGGGTGATGAAGTCAAAGTGAAAGTAAAAAGAGTAGACCTTTCTAAACGTCAGATTGACTTTTCACTGGTACAGGATTAAAAAGAACATGTATAAATCAGGCACTGTTCTTTTCTTGTTACTCTTATTTTCTTCCATCTGCGTTTTGGCACAGCAAAGAATTTCAGGTGTTATAGTAGAAAAAAACACAGGTAGCCCTGTTGTTTTTGCTACTGTACAAGCGCAAAATCAAAAAAGCACTTTAACTAATGGGAACGGTGAGTTTGAACTTACCGTAACCTCATTACCGGTTACTTTATTGATTACTCACCTAAACTATGCCGGTGGTAGTTTTGAGGTTAAAACTGCTGATGCGCAATTGAAAATAGAGCTTGATCCGCAGGTAATGACTTTAAAGGAAGTGTCTGTTGGAAATCCGGCAATTGCGATTATGCAGGATGTTACCAATAAAGCTTTAAAGACTTACAATAAATCCAATTTTGGTAAAGCTTTCCTCAGACAAATTGCCTATGAAGCTAACGAGCCAATCTATCTGAATGAGATCTGGATGGATGCAGAATGGAAGCCTTATGGGCTGATTGGCTGGCATCCTACAGAAGCGCGCCATTTGCAGGGTAAAAAAGGAATATCCTATACCAATACGAGTTTTGTTACTTTCGTATTGTCTGGTTACCTGGCAAATTCTTTCCATAAAAAACCACTTTTAAAAAGAGTAGATTCCCTTTATACTTTTAAACTTGCAGGCACTTACCTGCAGGATGGAGAAGAAATCGCAAAGATTATCT is a window encoding:
- a CDS encoding nicotinamide mononucleotide adenylyltransferase: MEREILDTKRKALNINLNSDIYGTFAEIGAGQEVARNFFTAGAASGTVAKTMSAYDMTFSDAIYGVEETGRYVSQSRLTKMLNHEFGLLTERLYGEKYETRSFFAFADTVTTLNYNKSNDPHGWIGIKFQTEPGGEPNEIFFHVRLLDTDAALQQNVLGIIGVNLVYAAFYYHTDPKRMVESLADNLTVGSVEIDLISVSGPAFKNINNILLNLYLIVKDFSDAAIFDSLGNPCLPKDLLYKKDIMILRTKYAQKSLPNFSMFNKAVDQFKRTEDVKKDNLSVLIEVLLSNVLTADEEIPENIDLEAVALRAEELCKTGNLVIVSNFARHNKLAKYLDRCKPKSVGISTNINNLKFVFNSSNFGENYSSMLLSYVSDMFTKNVKLFAYPFLDKKSNKVITTVNMPVTPEAKPLFDFLILNGYITDIKEYSETDVKTV
- a CDS encoding ABC transporter ATP-binding protein; this encodes MLNVIDLNIQFFNQEDRSWQTAVNQISFKAERGRVLGIVGESGSGKSVTSFAIMRLHDPLYTKISGDILFNEISLLSLSDKEMNTYRGNKIAMIFQEPMTSLNPVFTCGNQVQEAIMLHQSLSKQAAKEKTIELFKEVQLPRPETVFDTYPHQLSGGQKQRVMIAMALSCNPEFLIADEPTTALDVTVQQTILQLLLKIKEERNMGMIFISHDLAVISEIADDVAVMYKGTIVEQGSLEQLFKNPKHPYTKGLLACRPSPLYRLKKLPVVADFLKQGTDQPIAHLLAINSYTQQEIDSRRAVLYATPPLLKVHHLCTWFPVRNGLFGSAKEVVKAVDDVSFKLYPGETLGLVGESGCGKTTLGRTILRLIEPSSGSIIFDGQDITHLKKEKLRALRRDIQLIFQDPYSSLNSQLTVGNALMEPLQVHGVFNSNAERKAHVQHLLELVDLKPEHFNRYPHEFSGGQRQRIVIARALALQPKLIICDESVSALDVSVQAQVLNLLRRLQQEMGLTYIFISHDLAVVKHLSDRMIVMNKGKIEEEDFPEIIYEHPQTAYTQKLIAAIPGKLSLAR
- a CDS encoding mechanosensitive ion channel family protein → MIEEKQRSTRREFLMIIIKTIILFVLAYFETYQPVIFTDFPFIALTAHAFMVFLGPSVAVSFLRLVVIYWYIKKHRFKSTIKDNFILGINRIVSILNTVFGVIAIMIWMGIKPLEFLTSITIVAAAIAVTFKDYITNMINGLIIMFSDRLSLGDHIRVNDNEGKILDITLINMILQNEDNDMVIIPNSVVFSSVIINQSKQNIKKLSVEFEMALQFGYTPDFLEEHLYQAVDNFKDNIVSSGLTIKTLAINKDIAKFKAQVLLNNYDKLKEREIRRVLNTAIIKLTVPEQQLPGKA
- the rnr gene encoding ribonuclease R; this translates as MAKKKSSQIKLVLTQLISDVLENSNNEALNYKQVSAKLNIKDEEARETILEILKEEAQKGVFSEPEKGKFKLKDLKTFITGKVDMTADGAAFIVPDDEFEKDVFVSARKLHNALNGDKVKVYIYAKKRGRKNEGEVVEIIQRLKTDFIGVIKISDRFAFVTIDDKKMLHDIFVPLSDLDGAKNGQKVQVAITDWPEGAKNPIGKIINILGTQGENNTEMNAILAQYGFPLSFPPEVEKEANEIPEAITEEELKNRRDFRDTVTFTIDPADAKDFDDAISFKKLPNGNYEVGVHIADVSHYVQPKTYLDKEAYSRATSVYLVDRVIPMLPERLSNGVCSLRPNEDKLCFAAVFELDEAANVVEEWFGRTVIHSDRRFSYEEAQEVIENKEGDYAQEILKLNELAYILRDRKFKNGAISFESTEVKFRLDEKGKPVGVYVKERKDAHKLIEDFMLLANKKVAEFIAKKGKGKAKYTFVYRSHDSPNLENLGNFALFAARFGYKINMKSDKDIAKSLNFLMEDVEGKKEQNVLTQLAIRSMAKAVYTTKKTSHYGLAFDHYTHFTSPIRRYPDVMVHRLLAAYLNGERSANEDEYETAASHSSAMEKRAADAERASIKYKQVEYLEENVGKLFMGIISGVTEWGMYVELIENKCEGMIRLKDIADDFYVLDEKNYCIVGQRKKKKYQLGDEVKVKVKRVDLSKRQIDFSLVQD
- a CDS encoding carboxypeptidase-like regulatory domain-containing protein, encoding MYKSGTVLFLLLLFSSICVLAQQRISGVIVEKNTGSPVVFATVQAQNQKSTLTNGNGEFELTVTSLPVTLLITHLNYAGGSFEVKTADAQLKIELDPQVMTLKEVSVGNPAIAIMQDVTNKALKTYNKSNFGKAFLRQIAYEANEPIYLNEIWMDAEWKPYGLIGWHPTEARHLQGKKGISYTNTSFVTFVLSGYLANSFHKKPLLKRVDSLYTFKLAGTYLQDGEEIAKIICTPKRELKEKRFEGAYYVNTVTNNVLKIEGVIKGMFFKSNGPVSIKNKETEFIAQYRLNKQGDNVLDYAVFNSTNRLKMLGFGVQDTDLYSTLYMMDDAHINQNILEEVSSTINDSNLVKAMTYNEDFWKKNPGIKRTAREQAAIEILEKNSTLRK